GGGCCACGCCCAGGCCGGGGCTGTGCAGGCATTCGCTCCCCGCGGCGAGGACCCCTCGGCGCACCTGCCCGGCCACCGCTCGCCCCGCGCCGAGTTCCCCCCGACCCCCTCCCCGGCCTCGGCCTGCAGCAGCGGGCGCGCAGGAGGCGGCGGGAGAGCGGGCGCGCCGGGGGCGGGGCCAGGCGGGCGAGGCCCGGCCGCCGCAGCGCGGCGCTGAGCTGGGCGGCTGCGACCGCGGCGGAGGGATACGGCGCGCCTTATATATACCGCGGGGCGCAGGCTCGCGCTTCGGCAGTGCTGCTAGGAGTCTCGCGGACGCGGCGGTGTTACTCCCAGTCGGCAGCGGCGCAGGCGGCGGCGGCACAGCGCGCACCGCACCCGGCGCCttagcagtagcagcagcagcagcggccgCCGCAGAAGCAGCAGAGGCACCCCCGCCGTCACAGCCCCTGTGCTGGTGCAGCCACCCTCGCTCCTTGTGCGCTTCCTCTCTTCGCTAGCACCATGGTAGGTCGCGAGTGGCAGGCACCGGCGCAGCAACTGCCCATGCTTTTCCCTTCctaggtttttttattttataatttgtgAGGGTTTTTCCCTGTTTTCCGGGTGTTACGCAGCAGCTGCGGATGAGAAGAATGCATTTCAGAATTGCATCTTGGTTTCCTGGGTCGGGGATCCTCATTTAAATTGCGGTCTCGTTCCCCTCGGAGCTGGTCTCGGCCGTGGGCTGGCGGCGCCAGCGCTCGGGCCGCAGCTGCACCAGGGCCTTCCGCATCCACTCCCCCCAGCCCCGCACCCACTGCCTACAGCGTGCCGCACCCGGCTTCCCGCAGCGCCGAGCCCCGGCGGGGCCCCAAGGGCGGGGAGTCCGGGCGGGGCCGGGCACAGGCCCCTCACCCCCGGCCCGAGGAGGCGGGGCGGCGGACCGCGGAGAATGAATGGGTTGGGGCGAGCCGGTGGCGCACATTGCCGGGGCAGGAGCAGGGGGTGGGGTGCTGTCggcgtcccccccccccccccggctgCCTCCGCGGGGCGCCTTCCTCGCGCTGCGCTCCCCTCCTCCCGGGGGGCGCGGCGCAGGCGTGGGCTGGGAAGGAAGGAGCCgggaagggtggggtgggggcaggaaggCGAAGGGTGGGGGGCGGAGAGGGCGGAAGCGCGGGCCGGCCGCTCTGCTCCCGGGCGGGGCCCTGCGGCGTTGCCAGCCTCCGGTCTCCCCGTTTCGCAGCCCCCCACTCGATGCAGCAGTGCGGGCGCGCGAGCCGCGGAGCCCAGGAGGCCCTCCCGCGGGAGGCGCCCCGCTCGCGCTAATTGGGGCggagggggcgggggaggagggAGCTGGCTCTCGGCGCGGTTTCCATTAGAGACGCGAAGTTTCTGCTCCGGGAGGAGGCGGCGCGCCGGGCTTGCAGCCGGGGGAGCAGCCCCGGGTGGGAGGTGGGGGCGCCCTTGGCCCCCCGCCCGCCTCTTGCCCCGGATGCAAGCGGGAGTGGGGGCTACCACGCCCCCTGCCCTCGGGGCACGCACCCTTGCCCTGCCCGGTGCCTGGCCTTCCTCCCGGATCCGCGCCACTTCCCAGTCCGCAGGGAGATGCCCTCCACGGTTTCCGCCTTCTCTGCAGCTTTTAGATGGCCACATGCGGCCGTGCGCCTCCCTGGGTGTTTTCCACAGCCCCCTTCCTGCCTCGCCGGCCCGGTTTTTGGCCTGCGGGGTGGGGTGATGGCTCCTAGCCGGGTTAGGGAGCACCTTTGTCCTCTAAGTCAGGACGATTTGGGGGGTTGGGGTTAGTCGTCGAGGAAGGCGGATGCTGAGTTGGGACTGTTCTACCCAGTAAGGTGACAGTTTCTCTTGCGAGGTGTGGCATCGCTTCCTGTTGTACAAGACAGACGTCTCTCTGGCGTTACATAAATCATCGTGGTTCCTCCATATGATCTAAAGAAAACCAGCTTGCGGTGATTGGGATAGAAAGGAAGGGATAGAAAGTTTTTTTCCCTGACATTAATATGTTGGGGTAACAATTCCTATTGTGAAAATTTCCGTTTTCACATGTCACCAGCTTTGTATTAGGGCTTTGTAACCGACTTCATTAGGCGTTCTTCCTTAAAAACCAAAATACTTGTTAGCTCTCCTTGAGATCTGAATTCCTCTGGCTGAAGGCACAGGTTCACTGTTGCAGAGACCACATAACAAGTGAGAATTCACCTTCGTGGCCATTACCAGCTTGGGCAGAGTGTTATGAGCAGTACTTGTGCTGTTCTTAAGGTGAGGAGGGTCAGTAGTCTCCAACAGGtagttccttcctcccttccagaAAAGAGAGGGGCATGGTCTCAGTAATTGTTGAATAGCTTTGTGTGTGCTTAGTTTTTGCATTTTCGGAGCAGCTCGGTTTTAAGATTTCTAGTTTGGCTTCTGAATCACAGGGTAGTTTGACCAAGGACATTAGCCATTGTAAACGGTAGGCTTTTAACAAATAACTGCGTAATTTAAATGATTGGAAAGCATTTATTACATGGAAATGAAGTTGGTGGAGTAACCCACTGCTATATActtattttttccacttaattgtATCTCATAAAATGGATCTAAAAGCTTGTTAATCCACCTCAGTGCCATTACATAATGTCAGTTTGGAGATCTGGAGCGCCGGCAGCAATGCGCAAGGTGTGCTAAAAGCCTGACCCTGGATGAGATCCCGGTGGCCAATCCTGGTGGCTGACTGCGGTGGTGGCGGGGCAGGCTGGGTCCCTTCTTGGATGCAAGCAGGGACTGCGGCGGCGTTGCTGGTGCAGTAGGTGGCGCTCTTTCTCAGAGTCTGCCTCTGCAGCCAGTGCCACCGGGCCTTTTGCCACTAGAGGTGCCATTTTTCAAATGATGGACTGACCCCTCCTAGTTGGACTGGGGCAAAGCTCTGAGCTGTAGGCCCAGAAAAGAAAACCTGAAGCAGCAGTTGCTGCCGCCTCCTTTCTTTTTGTAATAGCATAAAGGGCTCTCTTTATTCTAATTGTTTTTACTAAATGACATAGCTGAAGttctcaaaggtttttttttgttttttttttttggatttttgaaAGCGTACAACGTTAAAAGTATAATGTTGATCTCAACCATACTGTCAGGGACTGAATTACAGTCTTTCCTTTCTCCGTGTAGGCCGATCAGCTGACCGAAGAACAGATTGCTGGTGAGTAGGTGACTCCCAGGAGTGCCCAGAAGGCCGGAACTAGGCGCTGACTTAGTTTTGGTGAcgcctcttcccctccccccacaagAGCCTGAGTAGATGTTTTAAGAATTTAGTCAAATGAAAACAATAAGAAATAATTCAGGTGAGGTGTTACTCTTCCCTGCCAAACTTCAGCGATAATAACGTGAAAGGAAGTGGAACTAAGACTGTCCACTCAGTACAGCGCTGCAATTGCACCGTGCCTGCTTACTCAAAAATttgctttaaaattcttttgCTGCAGGTTTTTTAGTAACCCCCCATGAAAACTTGTCCTTCCTATCCTAAAATTAAGGGACATGGGTGTTAGGACCATTGCCATAAGCTGGGAAGGGAGCTACGTTAATGTAGATTTTAGCTTTTACCGTTCTCTGGAATGCTTGTTTTGAGAGAGTTTCTCTTTATGAAACCAGAAGTGCCTCTAAAGTATTCTACCACTGTGTCGAGAGAACACACAGGTTACCTGGGAAGGCACATTGTGAGTAACCTTTTCATGTTGCTAGGAAACAGTGAGTTCTTATGGCTGCAGAAATCTAACAGGAAAGAACCTTTAGGGAACACGTGGACCTGTCTTCACATGTGATTGGACTTAAGACTAATTAAATCATATTTGAGCTTAGCCTTTAGAAATGAGAGACTGTAGTGTGTCTTTATAGAGTTGGTCATCAAGAACAGTGTTTGATTTGTGGGCTGTTTATTGAAGGCCAGTCCGACAGGACTCCTGAGGTCTTTATTTCAGTAACTGTAAAGACCAAGCAGTTTCTGATAACTTGCCCAACTTGGATGGCTTGCTTTGGCAGTCCCCAGGGAAATGTATATTGTGGCCGTTTGGAATAAAGACTTCTGTTCTAAAGGGTAAACTTTTGTTTTCAGAATTCAAGGAAGCTTTCTCCCTATTCGATAAAGATGGTGACGGCACCATCACAACAAAGGAACTTGGAACTGTCATGAGGTCACTGGGTCAGAACCCCACAGAAGCTGAATTACAGGATATGATCAATGAAGTGGACGCTGATGGTAAGGCTTTAGAACTGTGAATGTGAGCAAGTATTGTGTAATTCAAGTTCATACGTGTTACAAGATTGTCTTTCAGGTCCCCAGAGCAAAGCAAATGTGCAAAGATCCTTTCTGTGGTTGCCTTACGGCCACTGACAATTAAAACAGAAGCTTATGGGCCTGCCCTTGGCTCAGCTCACTGTCCAGAACATTTCCTGGATTGGATCACTGTATTGTTCTTTAGTACTTGCCGTGACTTACAGCTCAGTCTTTATCAACTGGCCCATGAGTCTGCGCTGAGGCCTGTGGGGGAAAGAAAAATAAGTAGCCACAGATCAGTTTTTCAGAAAGCTTATTGTCTATTAGGAGGAGGACCCCACGTGAAGTGGGTGAAGAGCGCTCTTAGAAGTTAACACGCAGCTGAGTGCAGTGTGAGCTGCAGACGTGCCATTGACCAGTTTTGAGGCTCACGCAAAGTTTGGAGGTGGAGTGTGTGATGACCGTAGAGAGCAGACGTACAGAACTAAAGCAGAAGGGGAAGCTGCAGGAGGTGTGCAGAGCTGGAGTGAGCACGCGGTAGCGCCCGTGGCATTGGTCACCTATTCAGCAGCCCTTTTGCTCATTTCCTTCAATAAACACTTTTTGAGTACCCCCCACGTCTACCTGTAAATCATGTATACGCCACCATAATACATTATAAAACATGATTTTTGAAAGAAAAGCTAAAAAACTTAAGCATTTTAGATCTAGACTGTACTTTCTAGATAACTGACTTGATAGTAGCCATTTAAGGATATACTGTAAGGAGGTTTAGTAGAAATACATATATTTAGTCACATACATTCAGAAGCCCAAGGGTTTCAATTAAGCTTTTTGGCAAAAGTTTCAGCCCATTTGAGCTacttgtgaagattttcattctttaattcttaaattattttagaaaaagaGACTGTCGTTCTCTCTATTTTGACTGTCAAGGGAATGTGGGATGGCCCCTCCTGTTTTCTGTAAACCCCGGGTAACTGGCATAGACTAGAGAGGTGTGTGAGGCCCTCAGGTTGTGTGGAACCAAGTGGGAGTTGTACCAGGCTGCAGAATCCAGTGTTTGTAATGAATAGATAAAACAGGAACTAAGGACATCGCTGAAGATGTCACTTCAGTTAATTTATTTTGTCTTGCATGAGTAATAGTAACGCTTTAACATTTGGGAGGCCGGAAGGACTTGAGGGGACCTTTAAGTTGTTTTGATTTTAAGGCACTGGTGAGATGAGTAACTTAACCTAAGGCTTTGTTTTTCCCAATTCTGTTGTCAAGTAATTCAGGTTACCCTGTTGATCTAGGGGCTCATCTTTATGATTTTCCTCTAACTCTTGGTTGTAGAGAAGGAGTTGTTTGGAATACTGGCTATAGAAGGTTGTTCTGACACAGTTTTGTGTTAGTGGCCCGAACTGTGAAACCACATGGCTTTAATGGGGCATAAAGAAACTTGAGTTGGGGGAGAAAACAATTTAGTGACTTACTGTGCCGTGGCTGAGAAATGTCCTTCTAAGACTTCACAGCCCGTGGCATAACAAAGTCAGTTTACTCTCTCATAATCCTTTCCTCTCCGGAAACATTTTTTATAAACTTGCCACCCAAAGGTAGGCCTTCTAGGCCATTAGCCTCGTTAGCCACTGCGGAGTAAGACCCGAGGGAGCGCGCTAGCTTAGGGGAGGGCACCTGCCAGTGCCTCAGTCCACCTGGAAAGGTCCAGCCTGTGGTGCTGCGCGCACCGTTGCCCTTGGACTGCACCGCCTGCAGTGGTCACGAGTCTAGGGGCGCCGTTTCTTTTGCATCATAAAATGCTTCCCTGGGTACTGATTTTTACGTAGAATCCCATGAAATTTCCGAGAGATAGTGAACATTTTAAACCTACAAAAACGGCAGTTTTACATGGTTCAACTTCATAAAATAATTTGCCACTTTCTTCAAGAAGTGCTTAGTATCTTACACAGCGGTTCTAAAATTCTTACTGAGAGTAGCATTCCCGGAGTGCTTATTTTACatgagctttttgttttttaattcgaGGTAATGGCACCATTGACTTCCCGGAATTTTTGACTATGATGGCTAGAAAAATGAAAGACACAGACAGCGAGGAAGAAATCCGCGAGGCATTCCGAGTCTTTGACAAGGTAATCTTGCATCTGTGTTGCAGACAGTACACAAGCACAGCTTTTTGGCCATTAGTTCTAAAAGCTGTAATAGTCTGTTAGAGGCAGAACACCTGCCCTGACCGCCTGAGCCTCTGAAGTCTCACTTTCCAATATCCTTACCTATTGTCAGTAACTTTATCGATAGTGAAATTTTGAACCAAGTCTCTTGATTGTCACTGTGTCTGTTGGCTTTCCAATATCCCCCATGTATTCTGTGTTAGCtgcctgtgtgcatgtagtaGGTGGAGGTGGGGAACTGGAGATCCGAGAATTGTGGGCAGGAGCAGAGTCGGCAGTTGCTTGAGCAGGCTTAATTAAGTAAAAGAAAAGAGTTACTTGGCGCGCTGAACCACCTTCCATAACCGAAGAATTGCTGATTGTTCACAGGATGGCAATGGCTACATCAGCGCGGCAGAGCTACGTCACGTCATGACAAACTTAGGAGAAAAACTAACAGATGAAGAAGTAGATGAAATGATCAGAGAAGCAGACATTGATGGCGACGGGCAAGTCAACTATGAAGGTAAAACACTACATTCTTGAGCTGAGTATTTAGGAGACTTGCCTTTAGGCTCTAGAAACAATCTAATTGCATCACTAGATGTTCACTGACTTCATTGTATGCAGAGCAGAGCTGTTCATTCAAACTGCTTTTGAAGATAACCAAACGTTACGATTGTTTGTCTTTTCAGAATTCGTACAGATGATGACTGCAAAATGAAGACCTGCTTTCAGCTCCTTTTTCCCCCCCTCTAGAAGAATCAAATTGAATCTTTTACTTATacctcttgcaaaaaaaaaaaaaaaaagttcatttattcattctgtttCTGTATAGCAAAACCGAATGTCAGAAGTACCTTCTGtccacgcacatacacacacacacacaatctgcaTGTATTGGTTGGTGGTCGTGTCCCCTAAAGATCAAGCTACACCTCAGTTTGACAATATAAATACTTGTTCTATTCCTTAAAGGTGAGGAAGCACTTAGTGGACTCCTTAAAGTTCCATCTGCTGGTGATGAACACACCGTTTGGGCTGGCCAGTTTTTCATGCATGCAGCTTGACGATTGAGCACAGTCAGGCATTTGTATTAAAAAcgaaaaatgcaaaaacaaactcaaaacctGTCCAGATGGGTTCTAGTTCACTTTGTTAGTATAAACCGTGGCTGGTTTACTGAGAACACACATTTGTGATTCGTTTACCTCGGGGTGATGTGCAGAGAAATGGGTGAGGGATGACCTGGTGAGACATAGCCCTACTGGTAGGACGGTCCTCTTGTACTCCCGTGTGCTCCGACCCATGGCAGTGGTGACACACGCTGGCAGCATGCCTGCCTCTGTATGCTGGTTTACCGTCTGCATTGTGCTAGAGTGACCCAGGTGTCAGTCTGTCACCATCCACACAAATTTTTACAAAAGAAACCTTGACCGAGGGAGCATCTTTGGACTCTCTGTTTTAAAAACCTCCTGAACCGTGGCTTGGAGCCAGCAGAGTGGGCTGGGCTGTGGACTCCAGCACAACCATCAACATTGCTGTTCAAGAAATGACAATTTACGTCCATTCCAAGTTGTaaatggtagtttttttttttttttttttccaataaaagaCCATTAACTTAAAGTCGTGTTAAATGCTTTGTAAAGCTGAGATCTAAACGGGGACAGGGGAGTTGGAGGGGAGGCCAATGTGTAGTTAAATGCCCATAGCCCAGCATTGGGCTCCCCTCCCTCCAAAGGAACCAACCAAGGGGCCCAAGACCTTGCCTAAAACCAAGCAGATACCGATGGCTTCATCCCATTTACAGACATGTAGTTCTAGTTGCTTTTTCACTGGGCTTGGGGGAGGCAAATGATAGTaacttttaatgacctcttcaggCAACAGCGCTCTTATGATGGAAAGAAAAAACACACTTCTCTTAAGCATGTATTTTTAGGGGTTCTTGGTTGTGCTGCTGATTACCTGTTTCATGTAACTACTGGAGACCATCTGTGCAAGAGACGTGATTTAGTGCGTCTGTAACTCAGTCCTCGCTGTGTGTGGTAGAAGCAGTAGTCACTTCTAAGCCAGTCTCTTCATGCCTAAAAGATACTACCAGTCACCTTTTGATCCATGACTATACTTAAACTTTTTTTCTTGTAAGTTgactttgcttttttcccttaaGTGAAACTAATGCTAGCCTTCAGCTTGAGAGAATTGCAGTCCAGAGTGAATTTTGTGTCTAATTATAAACCTGTAATCCAAACTAAGGGATGCCGGTACTGGTCCTTGTGGTGGGATTGGCCTATTGAAAAAGCCCGTTTAAAGatgtcaaaaaattttttttgaaacgaAGGCCGCGTGTGCGTTTTTTCTGAGTGTTAACTGGTTGTATCTTATTAGCAAGGAGATTGGAGTCTGTGTGGGTGGTTTTAATTTGCCAGAGAACAGTGGCAGGCTGCTTAGGAGCAGGAAGCTCTTGGCAGCCAGCTGGGTGCATCCGGAACTGATCTGTCGCGCCCCCTGGCTTCTCCCTCTCCTACTCCctgtctttctggtattttgcAGCTTGTTAGGTTTTTTGCCAGAGGGGTGGGTAAGAGCAGTGGAGAGGGGACACTGCCCATCTGCTTCTGCGACTGGTGCTTGGACTGGGGAGAGGTTGATCCTAGGAACTAAGGGCAGACCTTCATTCTTCCCTGACTGAAGGAACACCTAAGACTACGTTGGTGTTTCTCTTCTTTTGGTGAGATAGAAGGAGTGGGGCTCCAGGAATGTCTGCAGGAGACCTTTGAATGAGTTCATGACCTGGATGTTTCTCAGGGGGGCTGTGCTCAATGAGCTCTCAGTAATTTTAAAGGGGGGGAGGGATTGATTGATCTAAAAAATTTAATCTTTTACCAAGTCTCTTTTTAGAAGCTGGGTGGACTCCATTTTATGGTTCAACAGCCTATCCTAAGGACTACCTTTGAAACCAGATTCTTGGGTGGCCTGGATCCTCCAGAAACCTTTCCCCAGGGAACTCTTGAGTGCCCGTTTGGTGCATAGGTGAGGCAGAGCCTTGGTACTTTCCCCTGACATTTGGGGGGACAACTAGCCCTGGGGTTGGGTGTTGGCAGTCTGCATCAGTTTGTGAGAAGAAATAGCAGGATGTTGGGCAGTACTCAATGTTGGTTGGCACCTTCCTCGTCACCCTCCTGTAAACTCTTGCCCCTACTTCTAACTGttctataaatatatacatacatttatatacacGAAGTGACTAGTTCAACTGGCATCCCGCTTTAGCCTGAGacttcccataaaaaaaaaaccctctgagtACTTGGCAAACGCTTTCATAGTTTTGTTCTCCGTCTGTTTGGGGTAGGTATTGAGCAAGGCAAATGTATCTTGACATTTCAGATGGGCTTCCGACGCCCTGTTGTCAAGGAaggttttttctgatttttttttttggacaaatgAATTTTTGCACACTTTTAATTGGCGTCTTTCGGCAACTTAAACCCATTGGAAATTTGCTCTTgtacatatttttatattctctttatAAATGCATGTCTGATTGTACTTGTACCAATATTGTAACGAACAGCTGTCCATTCGGCCTCGTGCTGCGGTGTCAACGACAGAGGAATAGTGTATTCTCAGCCTCTTGGCATACTGGGAACATTATCTTAACCACCGAATGTAAATTTGGTCGCAACTGCTCTTCATTCATTCGattacttcaaatatttgaatTGCTTATTGTATAtcctcactggaaaccctggtggtgcagtggttaagtgctacggctgctaaccaaggggccggtggttgaaatccaccaggcgctccttggaaactatggggcagttctactctgtcctatagggtcgctatgagtcggaatcgactcgacggcactgggtttggtttggttctttgggTAGCCTCACTACATTTACCCTTCAGGCAGTGACTAGATTCCACTGCTGTGTCTTATTAATCTCTCCCTTCACCTGGTAGTTGCGATTTTTATCCCTTGAAGTTGTAGGAGACAGAGATTCTTCGCTGTCTGTCTGTACCCCTTGGAGGAAGAAGGTAGCAGCACAGGTGGAGTGTGTGTTCTTTCTCCAAATCGCTTATACTGTTCATTAAACACCTCTGTAGCAGAGATGGTGGCAGTTCTTTTGTTACGGAGGTTGCCCTTCACCATGGCTATTTGACGACGAGATGTACTTGAATGTTTCTGTAAATTTTGAGATGAACTGTTTTTGGAGATTTAACCACCTCTCTGATGGGGGACCAACTCTATGGAAATTGTAAATAAGTTTTATTTATAAACCTGGCACtgtattcaataaacatttctgCAGCCTTTCATCTCTAACTGCGAACCGTGTAGGTTTTTAGTTTGCATAGCTCTCGATCCCTTTTACTCTCTGAACAAGATGGACCTGTCCGCGGATGTAATTCCACCTGGACTGTGGTGTAGAGGCGAGAGTGAGAGGCCAGAAGTACCAGAGACACGTCCACTACAGCCTTAGTTGTAAGTAGCTAGGAGTGTTaataaacggaaaaaaaaaaaaaaaaaaccaaacctgttgccctcaagtggattcccCCTCACAGCGAGTGTTAATAGCTGACATGTTAACCCAATGTCTTGACCTATGAATGTGTCCATGCTTGCTTTATGCAGAAAGTTTACACCATAAAAGGATTCATTTCCCATTGACCTCAGTGTTACTGCAAGTCTTTTGAGGAATTGTGTGAacaaatatactttttttaaataagaaaggcATTTCAAATTATATAAGAGCATCCCTTTGCAACGGCAAGAGCCAGTCAGCTGAGGAACCGGGTGAGAGGCAACATCCATTCAGAGCCTTGGAGCTGAAACCTTCTCATGAATCAGCACTGCCCCAGACCTAGTTCCTAGATGAGGACTTCTGGCAGGAAAGACCACCCCCTTGCCGCCATCTGTTTCCAGACAGATCTTTCCCAGACTGCCTCACCCATTTCCTTTCCCACTCTGCACAGAAGCTTAAAAGAAGGGGCACGATCACAGGGTAATCACCTGCTGTGACCAGACCCCTTGGGACACATCTCCAGGGGGTGTTTAAATAGCTCCTCCTGTCTACAGGGGCTGGAACTGCAGTACAAGGACGTGGGCACTGCCAGAGTCCTCAGACTTAGGCCTGGCTTCCAGTTTTGGTTCTGACTGTCTGTAGCCCCAGGTGTGTTTTTTACCCCTTGTGGGCCTTAGTTTCCTTGGAAAAATAAGATACCTTCTACCTGTGGCTTCCTAGGATTCTGAGCAAGTTGGCTTGGCATCACTTGTTTAAATTGATTGAAAATGCAGCGTAAAGGGTGGGAGGCAAAGTAGCATAGGGGTGCTGTGTGTCTGGGGATGACAAATGGAGTTAAGATGTCAGCAGCTCTATATTGGGTGCTTGCTATTAAGACTGATGTAATACTGGAACGTGGGTCAGAGAAACTGATGATTAAGTGACTTCGCCCTTATCCCAGGATGGAAATAGGAAGCTACCACTGGGCCTGGGAGAGATTCAGTCCAAGTGACAACGTCATCTGGTTTTTCATTAGCTCTGCTTCAGAAAaaaaagtgcacacacacacacacatttcagaTTTGAGCTGAACTTCCTTAGGCACTGGGGGCCGAGCACCCAGTGACTGAGGACGCCTTAGAAGGAAGTCAAGCTTACGGTAATTTTTTATAGCTTGGAGCTTGGTGCTTCTCTCCCTCTGTCAAGGAGTGGGAGGAGTTAGCTCATCGTCGTGTCCCCCCCCCGCCCTCCCCAGCACTGTGTCTCAAGCTTATTGAGAGGCCCCGGTGAGATGGCTGGCTTTCCCATCTTGTTGACAATTCCTGAATTgaggtttacaaaaaaaaaaaagtgatagttTCTTCTGTAAGAATGATTTCTGTTCTGCCTGTGTGTCAGCACCTTTTGGGGTGAGTATGTATTTACACATTCAGAGACTATTTCAAATGTCAGATTTTGAAGTTTTATTTTCACTTTTACAAAGATGAAGGGGAAAATCCAGAGTCTCCTCCTATAGTAAGATAATTTCTTGAACGTTTTGTTACAACATAATCTCTTAATTCCTGGCTGCCTGTAAGCATGCATGTACAGTTTGCTCTTGCCTTTCTTCCCCTTTTGAAGCCTTTGTATAGCCTTaaagttgtgatttttttttttttaaagttaccacGTTTATAGTAAGCCAACTGATAGCAGAATCAAGATTTGAGAT
The window above is part of the Loxodonta africana isolate mLoxAfr1 chromosome 10, mLoxAfr1.hap2, whole genome shotgun sequence genome. Proteins encoded here:
- the CALM1 gene encoding calmodulin-1, which codes for MADQLTEEQIAEFKEAFSLFDKDGDGTITTKELGTVMRSLGQNPTEAELQDMINEVDADGNGTIDFPEFLTMMARKMKDTDSEEEIREAFRVFDKDGNGYISAAELRHVMTNLGEKLTDEEVDEMIREADIDGDGQVNYEEFVQMMTAK